Proteins from one Acidihalobacter prosperus genomic window:
- a CDS encoding tetratricopeptide repeat protein, which produces MLQISTLLYLRGDYQGAYASLQDARPLATPQDTAYWRTLSGLAWLLGDYRVAAQASRVLYDADTAEPDDYRRLYLTQLHQAPKQAFDIALVGWRRTHQPDLFLNAVAAAVAAGKPAWLTQAYDGLPANEIDRLQRLPGYWTGLAALHASRNQLNAAQAAYARALAISPDDDQLWADDLWMLVDHHDRQTLSALLPKLSSSAGDHPTLWSPMAAGYALIGQPQHALPLLDRQWSRHAGDPAWLAAYADTAQQAGHPLIARRLRRHVFEHLAARPDTPAHASAIQRDRLLASLATQLLPGDPARKWIAKLARQPRSAQARAEVLAWTLQLDTDDSARLWRQQAYGPSNALPAWARLSLALRADDASSAAALLSHDLDALPVQDAANAASTLGWTPLATQLYFDDLRDRSDAYDALSAFRPLALAGSDRIGTGLALMRASGLSLIDTHLATRHWLTPGLALAGRVDLGAQSAYDNSLLGPPPTASRQAQLALTRTLRRGSFSASLGGGRNLAGYLTAGAGWEYRWSRRLSTTASLAYGATPSASVPLQIGAREDRLELTASFEPTPRNALYGSFHTGEYRAQGGGYLGGITALSLDVEHRLWLSPPSLRISASLSGARFRRAARLPAQLAALVPAGETPDVGFFIPRDYAQACVGGGFNDRYQQDYTPLLRPFASANVCANSDYGPGYLATAGVALPVAGPDHLALSLQLGTNLGATGSTTQTLTLSYRYYFKPID; this is translated from the coding sequence ATGCTGCAGATCTCGACCCTGCTCTATCTGCGCGGCGATTATCAAGGCGCCTACGCCAGCCTGCAGGATGCCCGCCCCCTGGCCACGCCGCAGGACACCGCTTACTGGCGCACGCTGAGCGGTCTCGCCTGGCTGCTCGGCGACTACCGGGTGGCCGCCCAGGCCAGCCGGGTGCTCTACGACGCCGACACCGCAGAGCCCGACGATTACCGGCGCCTTTACCTCACTCAGCTGCACCAGGCACCGAAGCAGGCCTTCGACATCGCCCTAGTCGGCTGGCGCCGCACGCATCAGCCCGATCTTTTCCTCAATGCCGTGGCCGCCGCCGTCGCCGCCGGCAAACCGGCCTGGCTGACGCAAGCCTATGACGGACTCCCCGCCAACGAAATCGATCGACTGCAACGGCTCCCCGGCTACTGGACAGGACTCGCGGCGCTGCATGCCAGCCGCAACCAGCTGAATGCGGCGCAGGCCGCCTACGCTCGCGCGCTGGCGATCAGTCCCGACGACGACCAGCTATGGGCCGACGACCTGTGGATGCTCGTCGACCATCACGACAGGCAGACGCTTTCCGCACTGCTGCCGAAACTGTCCTCGAGCGCCGGCGACCACCCCACCTTGTGGTCGCCGATGGCCGCCGGCTACGCCCTTATCGGCCAGCCGCAACACGCCCTGCCGCTGCTCGACCGGCAGTGGTCGCGCCATGCCGGGGATCCGGCCTGGCTCGCGGCCTACGCGGACACGGCGCAACAGGCCGGCCATCCGCTAATCGCACGACGGCTGCGGCGCCATGTCTTCGAGCACCTCGCCGCTCGCCCCGACACCCCCGCTCACGCCAGCGCCATACAGCGGGACCGCTTGCTCGCATCCCTGGCCACCCAGCTGCTGCCCGGAGACCCTGCCCGCAAGTGGATCGCGAAGCTTGCGCGCCAGCCTCGCAGTGCGCAGGCACGCGCCGAGGTACTCGCATGGACCCTGCAGCTCGATACCGACGACAGCGCGCGGCTGTGGCGGCAGCAGGCATACGGCCCAAGCAACGCCCTGCCCGCATGGGCGCGCCTGTCACTCGCGCTCCGCGCCGACGATGCCTCGAGCGCCGCGGCCCTGCTGAGCCACGATCTCGACGCCCTGCCCGTGCAGGATGCCGCCAACGCCGCCTCGACACTCGGTTGGACGCCGCTGGCCACGCAGCTCTATTTCGACGACCTGCGCGACCGGTCGGACGCCTACGACGCGCTCTCCGCATTCCGCCCGCTGGCGTTGGCCGGCAGCGACCGCATCGGCACCGGCCTCGCACTGATGCGCGCAAGCGGCCTGAGCCTGATCGACACGCATCTCGCCACGCGCCATTGGCTGACGCCCGGGCTTGCGCTCGCCGGCCGCGTCGATCTCGGTGCGCAATCCGCCTACGACAACAGCCTGCTCGGCCCGCCGCCGACCGCAAGTCGGCAAGCCCAGCTGGCGCTGACCCGCACCCTGCGGCGCGGCAGCTTCTCGGCCAGCCTCGGCGGCGGGCGCAACCTCGCCGGCTATCTGACCGCCGGCGCCGGCTGGGAATACCGCTGGAGCCGGCGGCTGTCGACTACTGCCAGCCTCGCCTATGGCGCCACGCCCAGCGCCAGCGTACCGCTGCAGATCGGCGCCAGGGAGGATCGGCTGGAGCTGACCGCCAGCTTCGAACCGACCCCCCGCAACGCCCTGTACGGCAGCTTCCACACCGGCGAATACCGGGCACAGGGCGGCGGCTACCTGGGCGGCATCACCGCCTTGAGCCTCGACGTCGAGCACCGACTCTGGCTCTCGCCCCCCAGCCTGCGCATCAGCGCCAGCCTCAGCGGCGCGCGCTTCCGTCGCGCCGCACGGCTGCCCGCCCAGCTCGCGGCGCTGGTCCCCGCAGGCGAAACACCGGACGTCGGCTTCTTCATTCCACGCGACTACGCGCAGGCCTGCGTCGGTGGCGGCTTCAACGACCGTTACCAACAGGACTACACACCGCTCCTGCGGCCTTTCGCCAGCGCCAACGTGTGTGCCAACAGCGATTACGGGCCCGGTTATCTGGCCACTGCCGGCGTCGCCCTGCCCGTGGCCGGCCCCGACCATCTTGCGCTCAGCCTCCAGCTGGGCACCAACCTCGGCGCAACCGGCAGCACCACGCAAACGCTGACCCTGAGCTACCGCTACTATTTCAAACCAATCGACTGA
- the pelG gene encoding exopolysaccharide Pel transporter PelG: protein MAGIGFELRRLADSETYLGLLRAYAYAGVIGSGPWVLSILAILILGFMSLGVVIPPGLITQFQVSVTWLIALSLIYTGGLQLLFTRYVADRLFAQEPRRVVPNLIGLLFIALLPAFVLAIAASLWLLPGTSAAYRLLMILGGLLLCVIWVLTVLLSGLKQYTAVLTLYALGYGSAVASGLWLRPWGLEGLLAGFVLGQILLAVGMFALIWREYPPTRFVEFDFFQPGRLHAWLFPAGLFFNLGVWIDKIMFWLWPGTGSTVIGTLHASAIYDTPIFLAYFTIIPGMAVFLLRMEVDFVHAYDRYYNAVRNGGALSAIRDQRTQMVIAAREGLFGILKVQGMTLLLLIVFGGHILRLLGISPLFEPLLLLDSLGVMLQLLVMAGLNILFYLDRTRAAALVALLMFGSNALFTAVSLMLGPYFYGYGFAAAMLLTALVALTVTDRTLDRLNYETFMLR from the coding sequence ATGGCCGGCATTGGCTTCGAACTGCGCCGTCTCGCGGACAGCGAGACCTACCTCGGACTGTTGCGCGCCTACGCCTATGCCGGCGTCATCGGCTCCGGCCCCTGGGTGCTTTCGATTCTCGCCATCCTGATTCTCGGCTTCATGAGCCTCGGGGTCGTCATCCCGCCCGGCCTGATCACGCAGTTCCAGGTCAGCGTGACCTGGCTGATCGCCCTGAGCCTGATCTACACCGGCGGACTGCAGCTGCTGTTCACCCGCTATGTGGCGGATCGCCTGTTCGCACAGGAGCCGCGACGGGTCGTACCCAACCTGATCGGCCTGCTGTTCATCGCCCTGCTGCCCGCCTTCGTGCTCGCCATCGCCGCCAGCCTGTGGCTGCTGCCGGGCACCTCCGCCGCCTACCGGCTGCTGATGATCCTGGGCGGCCTGCTGCTATGCGTCATCTGGGTGCTGACCGTGCTGCTGTCGGGACTCAAGCAATACACCGCCGTGCTGACGCTGTATGCACTGGGCTACGGCAGCGCGGTGGCCAGCGGGCTGTGGCTGCGGCCCTGGGGACTGGAAGGCCTGCTCGCAGGCTTCGTCCTGGGACAGATTCTGCTGGCAGTCGGCATGTTCGCGCTGATCTGGCGCGAGTATCCCCCCACCCGTTTCGTCGAATTCGATTTCTTCCAGCCCGGCCGGCTGCACGCCTGGCTGTTCCCCGCGGGCCTGTTCTTCAACCTCGGCGTGTGGATAGACAAAATCATGTTCTGGCTATGGCCGGGCACCGGCAGCACCGTGATCGGCACCCTGCATGCCTCCGCCATCTACGACACCCCGATTTTCCTTGCCTACTTCACCATCATCCCCGGCATGGCGGTATTCCTGCTGCGCATGGAGGTCGACTTCGTGCACGCCTACGACCGCTACTACAACGCGGTCCGCAACGGTGGTGCCTTGTCCGCAATCCGCGATCAGCGAACGCAAATGGTCATCGCCGCCCGCGAAGGTCTGTTCGGAATACTCAAGGTGCAGGGCATGACGCTGCTGCTGCTCATCGTCTTCGGCGGCCACATCCTGCGGCTGCTCGGCATCTCCCCGCTGTTCGAACCTCTGCTGCTGCTCGATTCGCTGGGCGTCATGCTGCAGCTGCTCGTGATGGCAGGTCTGAACATCCTGTTTTACCTTGACCGTACCCGGGCCGCGGCCCTGGTCGCGCTGCTGATGTTCGGCTCCAACGCCCTGTTCACTGCCGTCAGCCTGATGCTCGGCCCCTACTTCTACGGCTATGGCTTCGCCGCCGCGATGCTGCTCACCGCGCTCGTCGCCCTGACGGTCACCGACCGCACGCTGGACCGGCTGAACTACGAGACCTTCATGCTCCGCTGA
- a CDS encoding PelD GGDEF domain-containing protein has translation MNLRRRHTARLGRLGPGPIAEILLLPLAALWLGHLLSPNAPFDIGGFPWLWLAPLLIGLRYGIGPALAASGILAVGGLWLPELGLGNQAMALPQIVGGMLVSLIGGQYATLWHGRLGQAEARLYYSENRLESLTRAFYVTRISHDRLEETLITRPVSLRGALEAVRTELQHNGSHLTPEAGQALLQLLAHYCRIESASLYAFEGGQLSAPPLARIGQDGAFNADDPLVVLALEREEAAYFSVDQIVDGLAGEYRLVIPIITADGSRIGLLVVSDMPLLALDEENLLTATAILEYFADEAAAQRDAGGLLKRHPRCPATFAHELYKICHLRARVGAQSTLVLFRPKAAQPNTELLLLILSMRRGLDQYWQHPLAEDAPSLLALLPLSGSAGAHGFVARVDALSQDQFGLSLSDAGWVAEVHPIETIDPDTVLQAVLGQDPTA, from the coding sequence ATGAATCTGCGCCGCCGCCACACCGCGCGCCTGGGCCGGCTCGGCCCGGGACCCATCGCGGAAATTCTGCTGCTGCCGCTCGCGGCACTGTGGCTGGGCCACCTCCTGAGCCCGAACGCACCCTTCGATATCGGCGGCTTTCCCTGGCTGTGGCTGGCGCCGTTGCTCATCGGCCTGCGTTACGGCATCGGTCCGGCGCTGGCCGCCAGCGGCATCCTGGCCGTCGGCGGCCTGTGGCTGCCGGAACTCGGCCTCGGCAATCAGGCCATGGCCTTGCCCCAGATCGTCGGCGGCATGCTCGTCAGCCTGATCGGCGGTCAGTACGCCACACTCTGGCACGGCCGTCTGGGCCAGGCCGAGGCGCGCCTCTATTACAGCGAGAACCGCCTGGAATCACTGACCCGCGCCTTCTACGTCACGCGCATCTCGCACGATCGGCTGGAGGAAACCCTGATCACCCGGCCGGTCAGCCTGCGCGGGGCACTCGAAGCCGTGCGCACGGAACTGCAACACAACGGCTCGCACCTCACGCCCGAAGCCGGCCAAGCCCTGCTCCAACTGCTGGCGCACTACTGCCGCATCGAGTCCGCCTCGCTCTACGCCTTCGAGGGCGGGCAACTGAGCGCCCCTCCGCTTGCGCGGATTGGGCAGGACGGTGCGTTCAATGCCGACGATCCCTTGGTCGTGCTCGCGCTCGAACGCGAGGAAGCCGCCTACTTCAGCGTCGACCAGATCGTCGACGGGCTGGCGGGCGAATACCGGCTGGTGATACCGATCATCACCGCGGACGGTTCCCGCATCGGCCTGCTGGTGGTCAGCGACATGCCCTTGCTGGCCCTCGACGAGGAAAATCTGCTGACGGCAACCGCCATCCTCGAATATTTCGCCGACGAGGCAGCCGCCCAGCGGGATGCCGGCGGCTTGCTGAAACGCCATCCACGCTGTCCCGCCACCTTCGCGCACGAGCTGTACAAGATATGCCACCTGCGTGCCCGGGTCGGTGCGCAATCGACGCTGGTACTTTTCCGTCCGAAGGCCGCGCAACCGAATACCGAGCTGCTGCTGCTGATCCTGTCGATGCGGCGAGGGCTGGACCAGTACTGGCAGCACCCGCTAGCGGAGGATGCTCCCAGCCTGCTGGCCCTGCTGCCGCTGAGTGGCTCGGCGGGCGCACACGGTTTCGTGGCCCGCGTGGACGCGCTGTCGCAGGATCAATTCGGACTCTCGCTGAGCGACGCCGGCTGGGTCGCCGAGGTTCACCCCATCGAGACCATCGATCCCGATACGGTCCTGCAAGCCGTCCTGGGGCAGGATCCGACCGCATGA
- a CDS encoding bifunctional glycoside hydrolase 114/ polysaccharide deacetylase family protein, with protein sequence MPARIAASLGLWLLCLLPAWAAGPPSVAFFYGQHPPVDVLHSFDWVVVQPYADIDPRQSDTAHTRYFAYLSLGEVDKSSPEATALPTTCRLGTDAPWNSWIVDQAHAECRRFYLERVIKPLIARGFTGFFLDTLDSYQQVLTQPAAQAAYRKGLIALIHAIHELAPNSQLILNRGFELLPALRDDGVVGVAAESLYRGWDQATGQYVDVPAEDTRWLLQRLQAVRHEGLVPIAIDYLPPDQHQQAESDARRIAADGIVPYVTNATLDIVGTGAIRVLPRRVLLLYAGHEDMMHNNANWYAAMPLNHMGYATYSLDVTLDPLPQGPLTGQIAGIVTWFNADRLKNAGKVYAWLRRQMAAGVPVLILGEFGFPMDVPHLAPLGLEAGTAPNGLFKASIAHADPDFVGFESPALPNAPDFQPLRLAKGRPLLDIAVDGHRETAVAITPWGGYALSPYVVQTLPQGSLASDMRQSSWVIDPFRLFAAALRLPPMPAPDTTTANGRRLLFAEIDGDGFASGSWDYRYRDQLASKVILDQVLKRYRVPTAASVIASEFVDDGLYPAAEVARLRPVAREIFSLPWVEIGSHTYSHPFDWSALERDPGLSAGLHLGKQGNDARDERGYVRTDNLKYGYNLPVPGYRFSPKMEVDGSIDIINRLLAPPGKRVRIMQWSGDTDPDAEALSLAYAAGVMNINGLNSTIDRARPSLTNVAPLGVWKGDHFQVFAPDANEDTYTNGWQPPYCGYRKVIQTFEMTDKPRRLGPIDIYYHFYSGARACALESLHIVYRWALAQKTTPVFPSTYSHIALGFEHAAIARDGDSYLIRNYGMDRTLRIPVSMGYPDMAASRNVAGFDDHGKARYIHLGPGGDARLVLSAHPPATPYLRSANGLTERLAVGTGSLRLKLAAVVAPLEFTLGHAAGCKVEVDGRPAKGQRQGKFTHYRIPHASADIATVCPAR encoded by the coding sequence GTGCCCGCAAGAATTGCCGCAAGTCTTGGCCTATGGCTGCTTTGCCTGCTGCCCGCCTGGGCGGCTGGACCGCCCAGCGTGGCCTTTTTCTACGGACAGCACCCGCCGGTCGACGTCCTGCATTCATTCGACTGGGTCGTGGTGCAGCCCTACGCGGACATCGACCCGCGGCAAAGCGATACTGCCCATACGCGCTATTTCGCCTACCTCTCGCTGGGCGAGGTGGACAAGTCCTCACCCGAGGCGACCGCCCTCCCCACGACCTGTCGCCTCGGCACCGACGCGCCGTGGAACAGCTGGATCGTGGACCAGGCCCATGCCGAGTGCCGCCGCTTCTATCTGGAGCGGGTTATCAAGCCCTTGATCGCGCGTGGCTTCACGGGTTTTTTTCTGGACACGCTCGACAGCTACCAGCAGGTGCTCACCCAACCCGCCGCGCAGGCCGCCTACCGCAAGGGGCTCATCGCGCTTATCCATGCAATCCACGAGCTGGCCCCCAACAGCCAGCTGATCCTCAACCGCGGCTTCGAACTCCTGCCCGCATTGCGCGACGACGGTGTCGTCGGCGTGGCCGCCGAATCGCTCTACCGCGGCTGGGATCAGGCCACGGGGCAGTACGTCGACGTGCCGGCGGAAGACACCCGCTGGCTGCTGCAGCGTCTCCAGGCCGTACGGCATGAGGGGCTGGTCCCCATCGCCATCGACTACCTGCCGCCCGACCAGCACCAGCAGGCCGAAAGCGACGCCCGCCGCATCGCGGCCGACGGCATCGTGCCCTACGTCACCAACGCAACACTCGACATCGTCGGCACCGGCGCCATCCGCGTGCTGCCACGCCGGGTGCTGCTGCTGTACGCCGGGCACGAGGACATGATGCACAACAACGCCAATTGGTATGCGGCCATGCCGCTCAATCACATGGGCTATGCCACATATTCGCTCGACGTGACCCTGGACCCGCTGCCGCAGGGCCCGCTGACCGGGCAGATCGCGGGCATCGTCACCTGGTTCAACGCCGACAGACTCAAAAATGCCGGCAAGGTCTACGCCTGGCTGCGCCGCCAGATGGCGGCCGGCGTGCCGGTCCTGATTCTGGGAGAATTCGGCTTCCCGATGGATGTCCCCCATCTCGCGCCGCTGGGCCTGGAGGCCGGCACCGCGCCGAACGGGCTGTTCAAGGCCAGCATCGCGCACGCGGACCCTGATTTTGTCGGCTTCGAGAGCCCGGCCCTGCCGAACGCGCCCGATTTTCAGCCGCTGCGCCTGGCGAAAGGGCGCCCGCTACTCGACATCGCGGTCGACGGGCACCGGGAAACCGCCGTGGCCATCACGCCCTGGGGCGGATACGCGCTTTCGCCCTACGTCGTGCAAACCCTGCCGCAGGGCAGCCTGGCGAGCGACATGCGGCAGAGCAGCTGGGTGATCGACCCCTTCCGCCTGTTCGCGGCCGCGCTGCGCCTGCCGCCCATGCCGGCACCCGACACCACCACCGCGAACGGCCGGCGCCTCCTGTTCGCCGAAATCGACGGCGACGGCTTCGCCTCCGGCTCCTGGGATTATCGCTACCGCGACCAGCTGGCCTCGAAGGTGATTCTCGATCAGGTGCTCAAGCGTTACCGCGTCCCCACCGCGGCCTCCGTGATCGCCTCGGAATTCGTCGACGATGGACTCTATCCGGCCGCCGAAGTCGCCCGCCTGCGTCCGGTGGCGCGCGAGATATTCAGCCTGCCGTGGGTCGAAATCGGCTCCCACACCTACTCCCACCCCTTCGACTGGTCCGCGCTCGAGCGCGACCCCGGGCTTTCGGCCGGCCTGCATCTTGGCAAACAGGGCAACGACGCGCGCGACGAACGCGGCTACGTACGGACCGACAACCTCAAATACGGCTACAACCTCCCGGTACCCGGCTACCGGTTCAGCCCCAAAATGGAGGTCGACGGTTCCATCGACATCATCAACCGCCTGCTCGCGCCGCCCGGCAAGCGCGTACGCATCATGCAATGGTCGGGCGACACCGACCCCGATGCCGAAGCGCTCTCGCTGGCCTACGCCGCCGGCGTAATGAACATCAACGGCCTCAACAGCACCATCGACCGCGCACGCCCCTCGCTGACCAACGTCGCGCCGCTCGGCGTCTGGAAGGGCGATCATTTCCAGGTCTTCGCACCCGATGCCAACGAAGACACCTACACCAACGGCTGGCAACCGCCCTACTGCGGCTACCGCAAGGTCATCCAGACCTTCGAGATGACCGACAAGCCCCGCCGGCTCGGCCCCATCGACATTTACTATCACTTCTATTCCGGCGCGCGCGCCTGCGCACTCGAATCGTTGCACATCGTCTATCGCTGGGCACTCGCGCAGAAGACCACGCCGGTCTTCCCGTCCACCTATTCGCATATCGCACTCGGATTCGAACACGCCGCGATCGCGCGCGACGGCGACAGCTACCTGATCCGCAATTACGGCATGGACCGGACGCTGCGCATTCCGGTTTCCATGGGCTACCCGGACATGGCTGCAAGCCGCAACGTCGCCGGCTTCGACGATCACGGCAAGGCCCGCTACATCCACCTGGGACCCGGCGGCGACGCCCGCCTGGTACTGTCCGCCCATCCGCCCGCCACGCCCTACCTGCGCAGCGCCAACGGGCTGACCGAACGGCTTGCCGTCGGCACGGGCTCGCTCAGGCTCAAACTCGCCGCAGTGGTCGCGCCGCTGGAGTTCACGCTGGGGCATGCGGCAGGCTGCAAGGTCGAGGTCGACGGGCGCCCCGCCAAGGGACAACGCCAGGGCAAATTCACGCACTATCGAATACCGCATGCCAGCGCCGATATCGCTACCGTCTGCCCAGCCCGCTAG
- the pelF gene encoding GT4 family glycosyltransferase PelF, giving the protein MSRAQPEIDVTLLLEGTYPYIKGGVSSWVHALIGSLPHLRFAAVFLGSRRQDYGDILYTLPSNLVHLETHFLFNPDAEGRNPIKPPRLPAHAREQMAALHERLRTTDGQALSPEAYLDDDGAFGERAFLYSEAAWDYITEQYENVAAEPSFVDYFWSVRNLHAPLWILARTAAALPPSRLFFSPSTGYAGFLGTLAAQRQERPFVLMEHGIYTKERRIDLMKAEWIHDSRNILQRDPTEISYLRELWVRFFEVLGRQAYRSADPIISLFNAASAQQVRDGADASRCRVVPNGIDVERLSRLRRAPGAPPPPVICLLGRVVPIKDIKTFIRATRILCDRRPDIEAWIVGPQDEDPEYTAECRELADVLDLGNHLRFLGFRYLEDVLPQVGLLVLSSISEGLPLAAIEGFAAGLPLVATEVGACPELVHGRPDENPPLGTAGRIVGLADPEAMAAACQALLDDPAAYAAAARAAVARAERYYDKTQMIERFDALFRERMGDD; this is encoded by the coding sequence ATGAGCCGTGCGCAGCCGGAAATCGACGTCACACTGCTGCTCGAGGGCACCTACCCTTACATCAAGGGCGGCGTATCGAGCTGGGTGCACGCGCTGATCGGCAGTCTGCCCCACCTGCGCTTCGCAGCGGTGTTTCTTGGCTCGCGTCGACAGGATTACGGCGACATTCTCTACACCTTGCCGTCCAATCTCGTACACCTCGAAACCCATTTTCTGTTCAACCCGGACGCAGAGGGCCGCAATCCGATCAAGCCGCCGCGGCTACCCGCACACGCCCGCGAACAGATGGCAGCCCTGCACGAACGGCTGCGCACGACCGACGGCCAGGCGCTGTCGCCGGAGGCCTATCTCGACGATGACGGCGCATTCGGCGAACGAGCCTTCCTCTACAGCGAAGCCGCCTGGGACTACATCACCGAACAATACGAGAATGTGGCCGCAGAACCCTCCTTCGTCGATTATTTCTGGAGCGTGCGCAACCTGCATGCGCCGCTGTGGATACTCGCGAGGACCGCAGCCGCCCTGCCGCCCTCACGGCTGTTCTTCAGCCCGTCCACCGGCTATGCCGGATTCCTCGGCACCCTGGCGGCACAACGGCAGGAGCGCCCTTTCGTCCTCATGGAACATGGCATCTACACCAAGGAACGCCGCATCGATCTCATGAAGGCCGAATGGATCCACGACAGCCGCAACATCCTGCAGCGCGATCCGACCGAGATCAGCTACCTGCGCGAGTTGTGGGTCCGATTCTTCGAGGTGCTGGGACGGCAGGCCTACCGTAGCGCCGATCCGATCATCAGCCTGTTCAATGCGGCATCCGCCCAGCAGGTCAGGGACGGTGCCGATGCCTCGCGCTGCCGCGTCGTCCCCAACGGCATCGACGTCGAACGCCTGTCCCGTCTGCGTCGCGCGCCGGGCGCGCCGCCTCCTCCCGTCATCTGTCTGCTCGGGCGGGTCGTGCCGATCAAGGACATCAAGACCTTCATCCGGGCAACCCGCATCCTCTGCGACCGTCGGCCCGACATCGAGGCCTGGATCGTGGGGCCACAGGACGAGGATCCTGAATACACCGCCGAATGCCGTGAGCTCGCGGACGTACTCGATCTCGGCAATCACCTGCGCTTCCTCGGATTTCGCTACCTGGAGGACGTGCTGCCCCAGGTTGGGCTGCTGGTCCTGAGTTCGATCAGCGAGGGCCTGCCGCTGGCCGCCATCGAGGGCTTCGCAGCCGGCCTGCCGCTGGTGGCGACGGAGGTGGGCGCCTGCCCCGAGCTCGTCCACGGTCGACCGGACGAAAACCCGCCGCTCGGCACGGCCGGCCGCATTGTCGGATTGGCCGACCCCGAGGCCATGGCGGCGGCCTGCCAGGCACTGCTGGACGATCCCGCGGCCTATGCCGCGGCGGCGCGCGCGGCGGTGGCGCGCGCCGAACGCTATTACGACAAGACCCAGATGATCGAACGCTTCGACGCGCTGTTCCGCGAACGCATGGGAGACGATTGA
- a CDS encoding tetratricopeptide repeat protein, with protein sequence MRRAPLALALALALALGAPALHAQPLPSAAYNAADWQLAWQAFLGNGDVESAYRLARAAVAARPHSILWHQRLAAAAEQSDHARDALEAYYWLVTHAHRHEYLGKALGLAEGLDDPTRAIPLMRIQLRARPYDERLWSGLIGELLKLGDYARALQLLQAADRKHPRRFFLWEQAVLYHQSWANPSASCAHSKATAAVTAPSRRSCCRSRPCSICAAIIKAPTPACRMPAPWPRRRTPLTGAR encoded by the coding sequence ATGAGGCGCGCACCGCTGGCGCTGGCGCTGGCGCTGGCGCTGGCGCTAGGCGCCCCCGCGCTGCACGCCCAACCCCTGCCGTCCGCCGCCTACAATGCCGCGGATTGGCAACTCGCCTGGCAGGCCTTTCTCGGCAATGGCGACGTCGAATCCGCCTACCGGCTGGCGCGCGCCGCCGTCGCCGCACGGCCGCATAGCATCCTCTGGCACCAACGGCTGGCCGCCGCAGCGGAACAAAGCGACCATGCGCGGGATGCGCTGGAAGCCTACTACTGGCTGGTGACGCACGCCCACCGTCACGAATATCTCGGCAAGGCGCTCGGCCTGGCCGAAGGACTCGACGATCCGACACGCGCGATCCCGCTCATGCGTATCCAGCTGCGTGCGCGGCCGTACGACGAGCGTCTCTGGTCCGGCCTGATCGGCGAACTGCTCAAACTCGGCGACTACGCACGGGCGCTGCAGCTGCTGCAGGCGGCAGACCGCAAACACCCACGGCGCTTCTTCCTGTGGGAACAGGCCGTGCTCTACCACCAGAGCTGGGCGAACCCGAGCGCGAGCTGCGCACACTCGAAAGCTACAGCCGCCGTTACGGCCCCGAGCCGAAGGTCATGCTGCAGATCTCGACCCTGCTCTATCTGCGCGGCGATTATCAAGGCGCCTACGCCAGCCTGCAGGATGCCCGCCCCCTGGCCACGCCGCAGGACACCGCTTACTGGCGCACGCTGA